The following coding sequences are from one Methanofastidiosum sp. window:
- a CDS encoding HAMP domain-containing histidine kinase: MEDKLIKSNKQIEDLNETLQVINKILRHDLLNKLAVMKSSLWLYEEKKDKALLSKLDRSVDGGIELIERIRELESFVINKGELTPMNIRKIAEEVSTNLHIPQININGEATALTDQALFSVFENIMRNAIIHGKSDKIDIDISSKNNICEIRIKDYGKGIPNDIKDNVFEEGLSFGDSKGSGLGLYIVKKTIDRYGGTISVEDNKPQGAIFVITLNSPYCNLENNTL; encoded by the coding sequence CAAATTAATAAAATCAAATAAACAAATTGAGGATTTAAACGAAACTCTACAGGTAATAAATAAAATTCTTAGACATGATCTTCTAAATAAATTAGCCGTAATGAAATCTTCACTATGGCTTTATGAGGAAAAAAAAGATAAAGCCTTACTCAGTAAGTTGGATCGTTCTGTTGATGGTGGAATAGAATTAATTGAAAGAATTCGAGAACTTGAATCTTTTGTAATTAATAAGGGAGAATTAACTCCGATGAATATAAGGAAGATAGCTGAAGAAGTTTCTACTAATTTACACATTCCACAAATCAATATAAATGGTGAAGCAACCGCATTAACTGACCAGGCATTATTTTCTGTGTTTGAAAATATTATGAGAAATGCAATTATTCACGGCAAATCAGATAAAATTGATATAGATATCTCTTCTAAGAATAATATATGCGAAATACGAATAAAAGATTATGGAAAAGGCATTCCCAATGATATCAAAGATAATGTTTTTGAAGAAGGTTTAAGCTTTGGGGATAGTAAAGGCAGTGGTCTAGGTCTTTACATTGTTAAAAAAACAATTGATAGATACGGTGGCACAATTTCAGTTGAAGACAATAAACCACAAGGAGCTATTTTTGTAATTACTCTAAACTCTCCGTATTGCAATCTCGAAAATAATACACTATAA